In a single window of the Tigriopus californicus strain San Diego chromosome 2, Tcal_SD_v2.1, whole genome shotgun sequence genome:
- the LOC131893628 gene encoding SLIT-ROBO Rho GTPase-activating protein 1-like isoform X5, which produces MATVSYAKELKASLKKDPSLNNIRVQLSEQFKCLDGRLETQQSIVTEIQDVFRRRAEIETNYSKELDKLAKSISHRNKEQRQKRDAWAIHSSTQIWETVLVHTKRTSKDHKATAEIYGNHVVQRCHQINEDLQRIHRRCREIGYEIHEEVLKVLHELHTTMKTHHAYQSEFRQSENKLQMVERQKVKLEQSVPIEKRAKHRKFRILEKEFQKRRLKFDEARLAATKARNEYLLAMDAANASIQKYFVDDLSDLIDCLDFGFHQSLTRAVSMHTSAMEQQKKSLQKQIDKLNKVMSGMDSRLDKQKFIESNNTTFMIPKKFELAQARRDETEVIIQKCVLNELSSRKSKLEERLALIKAESEEIWKSMDSAEKTLSDIVGCKDYDTTRFFVEEDRASLRISDSIVMKQKADRLETEDFYINKFREYVLNSNRIARLQAKYDNLRHTLGDKSNSHASAANAEGMLTLTRRPNVARRRRIGNNSRQGGGQPKLFGGSLEEYLEETNQELPIVVRSCVRVINLYGLHHHGIFRVSGSQLEINNFRDAFERGDDPLADMTDASDINSVAGVMKLYLRELREPVFPIQYFDHFMELAREFPPVILDSKIDRKKLESKHEFVLKVQGVVQNWPRPVFIVMRYIFAFLNHLSEFSDENMMDPYNLAICFGPTLVPIPEERDQVQYQNLVNELIKNFIIFHDDIFPSSVPGPIYEKYITNEPEEMGDSPPDSQNQDENDDDSEMAEEADSVFSAESERDGLGDISMELFGRSEALEALAVYDFKARSSREVTFHKGDTIQLFKQVSNDWWRGRVKGQEGLIPDKYIILKIRGEEDSNSVRDRLDSARSVDEGQLASLRDRSLSLNLRSRTHSNASEIRTSSLSPTIATRSPEVTIALTPVSGDSMPSHSQLDDNTDDSGHPTSNSEPVSISHSEARAAFNESSRTEDGSGPEDELFLPSETSPHVVTSAQTHIIRVSGPVTNLDDTIVSAQGPSGANVAVVRTSQAHVRQTEPPSKSNEVESKLLLIAERASQESLASSTDSNQELQKQLSTKIAQVEALTQEVEKRTKVSSSSLTTSSNSISSPNTSQDRNDRLSVNGGARPRRTSRDAGQSEENVHPAPPTAEEGVVLKQSSWGSRENTTILESETPKPESFSRNKSMWEKRVTVEPASEPAQPSPPGGFRSNRNYWDHKLRNKDTPDLVLDLPVSSKPSTTTSRGTPATSPSDPSSHNTPVPKPRTLGSASGQRASIQEESGATGSSRAGSGPAGRDVAGRKELFRQAVVKPQVVRVKPHVQVRTSGPGLQEKKN; this is translated from the exons ATATCCGAGTTCAATTGAGCGAACAATTCAAATGCCTGGATGGCCGGTTGGAGACTCAACAATCGATTGTGACCGAGATCCAGGATGTGTTTCGTCGTCGCGCAGAGATTGAGACCAACTACAGCAAAGAGCTGGACAAACTGGCCAAATCTATCAGTCACCGGAACAAGGAACAGCGACAAAA ACGAGATGCGTGGGCCATTCATTCGTCCACGCAAATCTGGGAAACCGTACTAGTGCACACCAAACGAACCTCCAAGGATCACAAGGCAACAGCCGAGATCTACGGCAACCATGTCGTTCAACGATGCCATCAAATCAACGAGGATTTACAGCGAATTCATCGCCGG TGCCGAGAGATTGGCTACGAGATCCATGAGGAGGTGCTGAAGGTATTGCACGAGCTACACACCACAATGAAGACACATCACGCCTATCAGTCCGAATTTCGCCAGAGTGAAAACAAGCTCCAA ATGGTGGAGcgtcaaaaagtcaaattggAGCAATCCGTGCCCATTGAGAAACGGGCCAAGCACCGCAAATTTCGCATTCTCGAAAAGGAGTTCCAGAAAAGACGACTCAAATTTGACGAGGCCCGTTTGGCGGCCACAAAAGCGCGGAATGAGTACCTCTTGGCCATGGACGCGGCCAACGCGTCCATTCAAAAATACTTTGTGGACGATCTCTCTGATCTCATTGAC TGCCTGGATTTCGGCTTCCACCAATCCCTGACCCGGGCAGTGTCCATGCACACATCCGCCATGGAACAGCAAAAAAAGTCGCTGCAGAAACAAATCGACAAGTTGAACAAAGTCATGAGCGGGATGGATTCCAGACTGGACAAGCAGAAGTTCATCGAGTCCAACAACACCACGTTCATGATCCCCAAGAAATTCGAATTGGCCCAAGCTCGTCGTGATGAG ACCGAAGTGATCATCCAGAAATGTGTTTTGAACGAATTGAGCTCGCGAAAGAGCAAACTTGAAGAGCGACTCGCCCTCATAAAGGCCGAGTCCGAAGAGATCTGGAAATCGATGGACAGTGCAGAAAAGACATTGTCCGACATCGTGGGTTGCAAGGACTATGACACCACCCGATTCTTTGTGGAAGAGGATCGAGCCTCGCTGAGGATCAGCGATTCAATAGTCATGAAACAAAAGGCGGATCGGCTCGAAACCGAGGACTTCTACATCAAC AAATTCCGCGAATACGTTCTCAACTCGAACCGGATTGCGCGCCTTCAAGCCAAATATGACAATCTCCGACATACCTTGGGAGACAAATCCAATAGTCATGCGAGTGCGGCCAATGCTGAGGGCATGCTCACCCTGACCCGCAGACCAAATGTCGCGCGGCGGCGACGGATTGGCAACAACTCTCGCCAAGGCGGAGGTCAGCCAAAACTGTTCGGGGGCAGTTTGGAAGAGTACTTGGAGGAGACCAACCAGGAGCTCCCGATTGTGGTGCGGAGCTGTGTCCGGGTGATCAATCTGTATGGCCTGCACCACCACGGCATCTTCCGGGTGTCCGGATCACAATTGGAGATTAATAACTTCCGAGATGCTTTCGAGCGAGGCGACGATCCTCTGGCTGATATGACGGATGCGTCGGATATCAATTCCGTGGCGGGTGTAATGAAGCTCTATCTGAGGGAGCTCCGTGAGCCCGTGTTTCCCATTCAGTATTTCGACCATTTCATGGAGTTGGCTC GTGAATTCCCGCCTGTTATTTTAGACTCGAAAATTGATCGGAAAA AACTTGAATCCAAGCACGAGTTCGTCCTCAAAGTCCAAGGCGTCGTCCAGAATTGGCCACGGCCCGTCTTCATTGTCATGCGGTACATCTTTGCCTTCTTGAATCATCTGTCAGAATTTAG CGATGAGAACATGATGGATCCGTACAACCTTGCCATTTGCTTTGGTCCCACTTTGGTGCCTATCCCGGAGGAGAGGGACCAggttcaatatcaaaatctgGTCAATGAACTTATCAAAAACTTCATCATATTCCATGACGATATCTTCCCCTCATCTGTGCCAG GCCCCATATATGAGAAATACATCACAAATGAGCCCGAGGAAATGGGAGACTCGCCTCCAGATTCTCAGAACCAAGATGAAAACGACGATGACTCAGAAATGGCCGAAGAGG CGGATTCGGTATTTTCGGCGGAGAGCGAGCGAGATGGACTCGGTGATATCTCCATGGAGTTATTCGGAA GATCGGAGGCATTAGAAGCATTGGCCGTGTACGACTTTAAAGCCCGGTCTTCGCGTGAGGTTACCTTTCATAAAGGCGACACGATCCAATTATTCAAGCAAGTTTCGAATGATTGGTGGAGAGGCCGTGTCAAAGGCCAAGAGGGTCTCATCCCCGACAAGTACATTATCCTTAAAATCAG GGGCGAGGAGGATTCCAATTCCGTGCGGGACCGATTAGATTCGGCTCGCTCCGTGGATGAAGGACAGTTGGCTTCCCTTCGGGATCGCTCGCTATCATTGAACTTACGAAGTCGCACACACAGCAATGCGAGTGAAATCCGCACGTCTTCCTTATCGCCGACGATTGCGACTCGAAGTCCGGAAGTGACGATCGCTTTGACCCCCGTATCCGGCGACTCAATGCCCAGTCATTCCCAATTGGATGACAACACCGACGATTCGGGACACCCCACCTCAAATTCGGAACCCGTATCAATCTCTCACTCGGAGGCCAGAGCCGCTTTTAACGAATCCTCGCGTACAGAAGATGGATCTGGTCCGGAGGACGAGCTCTTCTTGCCCTCAGAGACCTCGCCGCATGTGGTCACGTCTGCTCAAACGCACATTATCCGCGTGTCCGGACCCGTGACGAATCTGGACGACACCATTGTGAGCGCCCAAGGCCCCAGTGGCGCCAATGTGGCCGTGGTGCGAACATCCCAAGCCCATGTTCGACAAACCGAGCCGCCTTCAAAAAGCAACGAG GTCGAGAGCAAACTTCTTTTAATCGCCGAGAGAGCCTCCCAAGAGAGCCTCGCTTCATCCACGGACTCCAATCAGGAGCTTCAGAAGCAACTGAGCACCAAGATTGCCCAAGTGGAGGCCTTAACTCAAGAGGTGGAGAAGCGAACCAAAGTGTCCTCGTCCTCGCTGACAACGTCCTCGAACTCCATTTCGAGCCCCAACACTTCTCAGGATCGAAATGATCGCCTGTCAGTGAACGGCGGGGCCCGACCACGCCGAACCAGTAGAGATGCTGGGCAATCCGAAGAAAACGTGCATCCCGCTCCGCCCACGGCTGAAGAGGGCGTGGTACTCAAGCAAAGTAGCTGGGGCTCGCGAGAAAACACCACCATATTGGAATCCGAAACGCCCAAACCCGAGTCATTCTCCCGCAACAAATCCATGTGGGAGAAGCGGGTCACCGTGGAACCGGCGTCTGAACCCGCACAGCCATCTCCACCTGGTGGCTTCCGGAGCAATCGAAACTACTGGGACCACAAATTGCGGAACAAGGACACGCCTGACTTGGTATTAGATCTTCCTGTCTCCTCGAAGCCGTCCACAACGACCTCTAGGGGCACCCCGGCCACCAGTCCCAGCGACCCCTCGAGCCATAATACACCCGTGCCTAAACCCAGAACCTTAGGGAGCGCCTCGGGGCAACGGGCTAGTATTCAGGAAGAATCTGGGGCCACCGGATCGAGTCGGGCCGGGTCGGGCCCCGCCGGTCGAGATGTGGCCGGGAGAAAAGAGTTGTTCCGGCAAGCCGTCGTCAAACCACAAGTGGTTCGAGTCAAACCTCACGTTCAAGTCAGAACCAGTGGTCCTGGAttgcaagaaaagaagaatTAA